One segment of Panicum virgatum strain AP13 chromosome 3K, P.virgatum_v5, whole genome shotgun sequence DNA contains the following:
- the LOC120698095 gene encoding uncharacterized protein LOC120698095 isoform X1, which produces MIAYTKQWRTKIVPFVRYLIAEDNPNYEFLDDDDDIHILVSAMDAESSYHGLIHVRRFVPRERADGEVRIIRQYFAANPIYISEKFRERFRMKRHVFIRILNAVQSVDSYFQQREDCTGLLGLSALQKVVAAMRILAYGLPLDAVDEYVQIGTSTAREALNHFYSAVIVAFGEEYLHSLTPVDVARVLQEGERRGFPGMLGSIDCMHWEWRNCPTVWKGMFTGRGKHPSMILEAVASHDLWIWHAYFGLPGSCNVINVLQRSPIFSAYIRGESPPVHFTVNGQTYDMGYYLADGIYPDWPAFVKSVRHPMERKTQHFAAVQEGARKDIERAFGVLQARWAVICGPAYGWDREQLSDIMTACIIMHNMIVEDEKSEAINTNFDNIGRQVNPSGGNVAE; this is translated from the exons ATGATTGCATACACCAAACAATGGAGGACGAAGATTGTACCCTTTGTTCGTTACTTGATTGCTGAGGATAACCCGAATTATGAGTTTctcgatgatgatgacgacataCACATTCTGGTGTCAGCCATGGATGCAGAGAGCTCCTACCACGGCTTAATACATGTGAGACGATTTGTCCCCAGAGAACGTGCTGATGGAGAGGTAAGGATCATACGCCAATACTTTGCTGCCAATCCTATTTACATCTCTGAAAAGTTTCGTGAAAG GTTCCGTATGAAGCGTCACGTGTTCATCCGCATTCTTAATGCAGTTCAGTCTGTGGACAGCTACTTCCAGCAACGCGAGGATTGTACTGGGCTTTTAGGATTGAGTGCTTTGCAGAAGGTGGTAGCCGCAATGCGCATACTGGCGTATGGTTTGCCGTTAGACGCCGTTGATGAGTATGTGCAAATTGGCACGTCAACTGCTCGTGAGGCTCTTAACCATTTCTACAGTGCTGTTATAGTTGCCTTTGGGGAGGAATACCTGCATTCTCTAACCCCTGTCGATGTGGCTCGTGTACTGCAAGAGGGTGAGAGACGAGGTTTCCCAGGTATGCTTGGTAGCATAGATTGTATGCACTGGGAATGGCGGAACTGCCCTACTGTTTGGAAGGGCATGTTCACTGGACGCGGGAAGCACCCATCCATGATCTTGGAGGCTGTAGCATCTCATGACCTTTGGATATGGCATGCCTACTTTGGCCTTCCAGGCAGCTGCAATGTTATCAATGTTCTGCAGAGGTCGCCTATTTTCTCAGCATATATCCGAGGAGAGTCACCTCCTGTTCACTTCACCGTCAACGGACAGACATATGACATGGGGTACTACCTTGCAGATGGTATATACCCTGATTGGCCAGCATTTGTCAAGAGTGTTCGCCATCCTATGGAGAGGAAGACACAACATTTTGCTGCTGTGCAAGAGGGTGCGCGCAAGGATATTGAGAGAGCTTTTGGAGTTCTTCAAGCTAGGTGGGCAGTAATCTGTGGGCCGGCTTATGGATGGGATAGGGAGCAGCTTTCTGATATTATGACCGCTTGTATTATCATGCATAACATGATTGTCGAGGATGAGAAGTCTGAGGCAATCAATACCAACTTTGACAACATTGGCAGACAAGTCAACCCTTCAGGTGGAAATGTAGCGGAATGA
- the LOC120698095 gene encoding uncharacterized protein LOC120698095 isoform X2: MERFRMKRHVFIRILNAVQSVDSYFQQREDCTGLLGLSALQKVVAAMRILAYGLPLDAVDEYVQIGTSTAREALNHFYSAVIVAFGEEYLHSLTPVDVARVLQEGERRGFPGMLGSIDCMHWEWRNCPTVWKGMFTGRGKHPSMILEAVASHDLWIWHAYFGLPGSCNVINVLQRSPIFSAYIRGESPPVHFTVNGQTYDMGYYLADGIYPDWPAFVKSVRHPMERKTQHFAAVQEGARKDIERAFGVLQARWAVICGPAYGWDREQLSDIMTACIIMHNMIVEDEKSEAINTNFDNIGRQVNPSGGNVAE, translated from the exons ATGGAGAG GTTCCGTATGAAGCGTCACGTGTTCATCCGCATTCTTAATGCAGTTCAGTCTGTGGACAGCTACTTCCAGCAACGCGAGGATTGTACTGGGCTTTTAGGATTGAGTGCTTTGCAGAAGGTGGTAGCCGCAATGCGCATACTGGCGTATGGTTTGCCGTTAGACGCCGTTGATGAGTATGTGCAAATTGGCACGTCAACTGCTCGTGAGGCTCTTAACCATTTCTACAGTGCTGTTATAGTTGCCTTTGGGGAGGAATACCTGCATTCTCTAACCCCTGTCGATGTGGCTCGTGTACTGCAAGAGGGTGAGAGACGAGGTTTCCCAGGTATGCTTGGTAGCATAGATTGTATGCACTGGGAATGGCGGAACTGCCCTACTGTTTGGAAGGGCATGTTCACTGGACGCGGGAAGCACCCATCCATGATCTTGGAGGCTGTAGCATCTCATGACCTTTGGATATGGCATGCCTACTTTGGCCTTCCAGGCAGCTGCAATGTTATCAATGTTCTGCAGAGGTCGCCTATTTTCTCAGCATATATCCGAGGAGAGTCACCTCCTGTTCACTTCACCGTCAACGGACAGACATATGACATGGGGTACTACCTTGCAGATGGTATATACCCTGATTGGCCAGCATTTGTCAAGAGTGTTCGCCATCCTATGGAGAGGAAGACACAACATTTTGCTGCTGTGCAAGAGGGTGCGCGCAAGGATATTGAGAGAGCTTTTGGAGTTCTTCAAGCTAGGTGGGCAGTAATCTGTGGGCCGGCTTATGGATGGGATAGGGAGCAGCTTTCTGATATTATGACCGCTTGTATTATCATGCATAACATGATTGTCGAGGATGAGAAGTCTGAGGCAATCAATACCAACTTTGACAACATTGGCAGACAAGTCAACCCTTCAGGTGGAAATGTAGCGGAATGA